Proteins from a single region of Trichomycterus rosablanca isolate fTriRos1 chromosome 16, fTriRos1.hap1, whole genome shotgun sequence:
- the znf532 gene encoding zinc finger protein 532, which produces MGDMKTPDFDDLLAAFDIPDMVDPKAAIESGHDDHEGQLKQNAHHDEDSHATSGPDVGVSVIVKNVRNHDGNSSDHSDRVSDRDIHPSAGNGLHNGLVVVSSKNKLQKGGGHGAEATGSTLNQFSPISSADEYDEDDRIEVDDPLDRQNSLPCLRPNPLAGLGSKRQELRLQTSNFDGRYKTGTNGKYGHKKMEMTNTNGTLGPYEPPKPRKIENQPKGVVKAPEGKEAREPVVGLSMTNHPQAKAKSSPKLSSCIAAIAALSAKKTNPDSPAAKPLVTKQDSPREAKESPKVTVKLPEQESAMELAKKGLSKQPESPCSVTSENSSKGSPSSPAGTIPVVPKVRIKTIKTSSGQIKRTVTRVLPEFDQEGLRKGFDSASLVVSSLLSSPSSNSLLSSPSRTSIPTTVVTTSAGSAIEVTKQMTIKPVATAFLPVSAVKTAGSKVINLKLSNNTTVKATVIPAASIQSASNAILKAANAIQQQTVVVPGSSLASTKIMPKTVHLTNLNLLPQATSASELHQVLSKQSQPIKQAMLASQTPKKVSRVQVLASSQSSVVEAFNKVLSSINPVPVYVPNLSPPSSACISLPSRGYKCLECGDSFALEKSLTQHYDRRSVRIEVTCNHCAKNLVFYNKCSLLSHARGHKDKGVVMQCSHLILKPIPADQMISALSVTSSAPISSSGLGGQRKSETTVVSAPSSAPVAPAMPLDEDASKLRANLKCLECNELFQEESSLAMHYQQAVDSSGQKTCTVCQMLLPNQCSFTSHQRIHQHKSPYVCPECGGTCRSVHFQSHVTRNCLHYTRRVGYRCVHCSVIFTDVATLKSHIQASHCEIFYKCPICPMAFKSAPGTHSHAYTQHPGVKIGEPKLIYKCSMCDTVFTQQILLYTHFDQHISTQKVSVFKCPDCSMHYAQKQLMLDHIKSTHGTLKSIDGPPNLGVGLPLSTKPINSMNPGNTNNPKEPGSTNGLEKGERKPSPPAKKHADTTGELKKTSSSSSSCPGWTCKDCGRLFTQREVFITHMKREHGKQLKKHPCRQCEKSFSSSHSLCRHNRIKHKGVRKVYTCPKCPDSKRTFSKRLLLEKHMELLHGVMETERKTAPESNSTDEPSIKEQVRSLKRKLNSEGEDAEEDEEEEDDEEGGQSKRMSSRERVDSVSQPVKKLKVTVLKTHRCAVCGFTTTEIGQFQKHLPQHKTDGSSHQCSQCGLCYTSRHSLARHLFIIHRLKEAPSAGEQQENAPDVPDTQCRVCGKTFDTEPALNTHMRTHGMAFIKSKRLNAAEK; this is translated from the exons ATGGGCGACATGAAGACCCCAGACTTCGACGATCTGCTCGCGGCCTTTGACATCCCTGACATGGTCGACCCCAAGGCTGCCATCGAATCCGGCCACGACGACCACGAGGGTCAGCTCAAACAAAACGCCCACCACGACGAGGACTCCCACGCCACCTCCGGACCAGACGTCGGGGTCAGCGTGATCGTTAAGAACGTCCGAAACCATGACGGCAACAGCAGTGACCACTCAGACAGAGTTTCAGATAGAGATATTCACCCGTCAGCCGGAAATGGACTGCACAATGGGTTGGTTGTGGTCTCCTCTAAGAACAAGCTTCAGAAAGGGGGAGGTCACGGGGCAGAAGCGACCGGCTCGACGCTGAACCAGTTCAGTCCGATCTCCAGTGCTGATGAGTATGACGAAGATGACAGGATTGAAGTGGATGACCCTTTAGATAGGCAAAACAGTTTACCTTGCCTTAGACCCAACCCTCTTGCAGGACTTGGCTCCAAGAGACAAGAGCTCCGTCTACAAACATCTAACTTTGACGGCCGATATAAGACAGGAACTAATGGCAAGTACGGGCACAAAAAAATGGAAATGACCAACACTAATGGAACTTTAGGTCCTTACGAGCCTCCAAAACCAAGAAAAATAGAGAACCAACCCAAGGGAGTAGTGAAGGCTCCAGAGGGAAAAGAAGCAAGGGAGCCGGTTGTTGGGTTGAGTATGACCAACCACCCTCAAGCAAAAGCGAAATCGTCACCCAAGCTTTCATCCTGCATCGCTGCTATCGCTGCCCTTAGCGCAAAGAAAACCAACCCAGACTCGCCTGCTGCTAAACCCCTTGTCACGAAACAAGACTCGCCCAGAGAGGCAAAAGAAAGCCCTAAAGTAACAGTGAAGCTTCCGGAGCAGGAGTCGGCCATGGAGCTCGCCAAGAAAGGTCTCTCCAAACAACCTGAGAGTCCCTGCAGCGTTACCAGCGAGAACAGCAGCAAAGGCTCCCCGTCATCCCCTGCTGGAACCATCCCAGTCGTTCCAAAGGTCCGCATCAAAACCATCAAGACGTCCTCAGGTCAGATCAAGAGGACCGTCACGAGGGTGCTGCCAGAGTTTGACCAGGAGGGTCTGAGGAAAGGTTTCGACTCGGCATCTCTTGTGGTGTCTTCTCTCTTGTCCTCGCCCTCCTCGAACTCTCTTTTGTCGTCTCCTTCCCGGACATCGATACCCACCACGGTGGTCACAACTTCTGCCGGCTCCGCTATCGAAGTCACAAAGCAAATGACCATCAAGCCTGTGGCTACTGCCTTTTTACCGGTATCTGCCGTCAAGACAGCCGGCTCCAAGGTGATTAACCTGAAACTGTCAAATAACACGACGGTAAAAGCCACGGTCATACCCGCCGCGTCCATCCAGAGTGCCAGCAACGCCATCCTCAAAGCTGCCAACGCTATTCAGCAACAAACTGTTGTGGTGCCTGGTTCCAGCCTAGCAAGCACCAAAATCATGCCAAAGACTGTCCACCTGACCAACCTGAACCTCCTTCCTCAAGCCACGTCAGCCTCAGAGCTCCATCAGGTCTTGTCCAAACAATCGCAACCCATCAAACAAGCCATGCTGGCCAGCCAGACTCCTAAGAAAGTATCTCGAGTGCAAGTGTTAGCCAGCTCACAAAGTTCAGTTGTTGAGGCCTTCAACAAGGTCCTGAGCAGCATCAATCCCGTTCCAGTCTATGTCCCCAATCTTTCCCCTCCTTCCTCAGCTTGCATCTCATTACCGTCCCGTGGCTATAAATGTCTCGAGTGCGGCGACTCCTTTGCTCTGGAGAAAAGCCTAACCCAACATTACGACCGACGGAGTGTCCGCATCGAAGTCACCTGCAACCACTGTGCCAAGAACCTGGTCTTCTACAACAAGTGCAGCCTCCTGTCCCATGCCAGGGGCCACAAGGACAAAGGTGTGGTCATGCAGTGCTCACACCTCATCTTGAAACCTATCCCTGCAGATCAGATGATCTCTGCCCTGTCGGTTACCTCTAGTGCCCCCATTTCCTCTTCAGGCCTGGGAGGTCAGAGGAAGAGTGAAACCACAGTCGTCTCCGCACCCTCATCGGCTCCCGTGGCGCCAGCCATGCCGCTGGACGAAGACGCTTCCAAACTTAGAGCGAATCTCAAGTGCTTGGAGTGTAACGAGCTGTTCCAGGAGGAGTCTTCGCTGGCCATGCACTATCAACAGGCTGTGGATTCGAGTGGACAA AAAACCTGCACCGTCTGCCAGATGCTGCTGCCAAACCAGTGCAGCTTCACCTCGCACCAGCGCATCCATCAGCACAAGTCGCCGTACGTCTGCCCGGAGTGCGGTGGCACCTGCCGCTCCGTCCATTTCCAGTCCCACGTCACCAGGAACTGCCTGCACTACACACGTCGAGTGGGCTACCG atgtgtCCACTGCAGCGTGATCTTCACAGACGTCGCCACGCTCAAGTCCCACATTCAGGCCTCGCACTGCGAGATCTTCTACAAATGTCCTATTTGCCCCATGGCCTTCAAATCTGCCCCGGGGACTCACTCCCACGCCTACACTCAGCACCCGGGCGTGAAGATCGGAGAGCCTAA GTTGATTTATAAATGCTCCATGTGTGACACGGTCTTCACCCAGCAGAtcttactgtacacacacttcgACCAGCACATCTCCACTCAGAAAGTGTCCGTCTTCAAATGCCCCGACTGCTCCATGCACTACGCCCAGAAGCAGCTCATGCTGGATCACATTAAG TCAACACACGGGACGCTGAAGAGCATCGACGGTCCTCCTAACCTGGGCGTCGGCCTTCCGCTGAGCACCAAACCCATCAACTCCATGAACCCCGGCAACACCAACAACCCTAAAGAACCGGGTTCGACTAACGGCCTGGAAAAAGGCGAGAGGAAACCCTCACCTCCCGCCAAAAAACACGCCGACACCACCGGCGAGCTGAAAAAGACctcgtcctcgtcctcctcctgTCCCGGCTGGACGTGTAAGGACTGCGGGCGGCTCTTCACCCAGAGAGAGGTCTTCATCACCCACATGAAGAGAGAGCACGGCAAG CAACTGAAGAAGCATCCGTGTCGTCAGTGTGAGAAGTCGTTcagttcctcccacagtctgtgCCGACACAATCGGATCAAACATAAAGGAGTCCGGAAAGTTTATACCTGCCC AAAATGTCCGGACTCCAAACGCACTTTCTCTAAGAGGCTGCTGCTAGAAAAACACATGGAGCTGCTGCACGGTGTCATGGAGACGGAGAGGAAAACTGCTCCGGAGTCCAACAGCACCGATGAGCCCAGCATTAAAGAGCAG gtcCGCAGCCTCAAGCGGAAGCTGAACTCTGAAGGTGAGGACGCCGAGGaggatgaggaagaggaggatgaTGAGGAAGGAGGACAGAGTAAAAGAATGTCCAGTCGAGAGCGCGTGGACTCCGTGTCTCAGCCCGTAAAGAAACTGAAGGTGACCGTTTTGAAGACGCACCGATGCGCCGTGTGCGGTTTCACCACCACCGAAATCGGCCAGTTCCAGAAGCACCTCCCGCAGCACAAGACCGACGGCTCGTCCCACCAGTGCAGCCAGTGTGGCCTGTGCTACACCTCGCGCCACTCGCTCGCCCGTCACCTGTTCATCATCCACAGGCTGAAGGAGGCGCCGAGCGCGGGCGAGCAGCAGGAGAACGCCCCCGACGTGCCCGACACCCAGTGCAGGGTGTGCGGCAAGACCTTCGACACGGAGCCGGCGCTCAACACGCACATGCGCACGCACGGCATGGCCTTCATCAAGTCCAAGAGACTGAACGCTGCTGAGAAGTGA